Sequence from the Egibacter rhizosphaerae genome:
GTCATCGACACCGCGGTGCCATCGGCGTCGATGACGCTGATATGCGTCGTGTCCGTCGGCTCGTGGCCCTCCGAGTCATCAGCCTCCGGGTCATCGGCCTCCGAGTCATCGGCCTCCGGGTCATCGACCTCCGGGTCGGCATCGAGCCCGTCATGGGGCTGCGAGCGGTCGACCGGCAACAGCGCGTCGCGGTCGACCTGCTCGGCGAGGCGTGCGTTGCGGTCCGCGTCGGTGAGCTCGTCGACCGGCACGTCAGCGAAGTCGGGATCGCCGAGGTCGGTGCGCGCGAACGCATCGGACAGGCGCCACGCCATCGCGAGGTTGTGCACGGCGTCGGCGGAGCCCGGCTCGTCATCGGCGACGCCCAGCGCCTCCGCGACCTGCAGCTGCTGGATCATGGTCGACCCCTTCGTCGGCGGGGCGCCGCTCATGACCTCGTATCCCGCGAACCGGCCCCGAGGCACCTCGCGCTGCTCGACCTCGTAAGCGGCCAGCGAATCGCGATCGACCCCCTCGACCGCCTCCGCCAGCTCGTCCGCCAACTCCCCCTCGTAGAACGCCGCCGCGCCACCGTCGGCGAGGCGCTCGAGGGTGCGAGCGAGCTCCTCCTGCACGAGGTCGTCCTCGGCCGCCAGAGGCTCCCCGCCGGGATACAGGTGGTCGAGCACACCGACCGGCATGCCCTCGCGTGGTGATCGGAGCCGCTCGGCCAGCATGTCCGACACCGTGGTGCCGTCCGCGGCCAGAGCGATCGCGGGTTGCAGCAACTCGTCGAGATCCATGGTGCCGTGCTGGTCGGCCATGGCCTGCATCCCGGCGACGAACCCGGGGATCCCGGTCTCGCTCGTCGGCACCTCACCGCTGTCGCGGAGCACGTCGCGGTAGTCGAACGCGACCGGCTCCTCGGCCATCGGCACGACCAGCGCTGCTCCCCCACCGCCCATGCCGGAGCCGAAGGGTTCGACCACCGAGACCGCGAACGATGCGGCCACGGCGGCGTCGACCGCGTTGCCGCCGGCCTCCAGGATCTCGGCTCCCACCTCGGCAGCCTCGGGGTGACCGGCGCTCACCGCAGCCGTCTCGAGGGGCGCCTCGTGCTCCTCGCCCGGTCCCTCGGACTCATCGGGATCGTCCGCGTCGCGAGGACGGTCGAAATCGTGGTCGGGCTCATCCACGCCCGCGTCGTCGGGGCCCTCCGACTCGCCGCGGCCGCGGCCGTGCGAGCCGGGTCGCGAATCGTCCCCCGCCGAGTCCTCGAACTCCGCGGTGTCGGGTTCCCCCGCATCACCCTCGCGGCCGCCGGGCGTGCAGGCGGCGAGCACGGCCGCCGCCAGCAGCAGCACCCCGGCCACGCGCACGGAGTCGGTCAGCCAACGCACCCCTCCGACTCTACGCGGTCATGAAGACGGCGCTCGGTCGACGGCCAGAGGTCAGGCCGGTTCGTGGGATCGTCAGTCGGCCGCCGTGTCGAGCAGCGCACGCACCTCCTCGGCGACCCCCTCGCCCACCGCCGCGGTGCCACCGGCGACGACGACCCGCTCGACCTCCAGCCGCTCGAGCTCCGCGCGCGTTGCCTCGGGGAGCTCGTCCCGACGCGTGAGCAGGAGCGGCGCGCCCTCGCTGGCCGCGGCAGGCGCGGCGGCGAGCGCATCGGGAAAGTCCTCCCCTGTCGCCAGGTAGGCGGTGCGCGCCTCGGTGAGGTCGCGATGGGTCGAGACCTGCGCCGCGGTCTCGTACCGATCGGCACCGGCCACCCGTTCGACGAGCGCGCCCCCGGCGGCCTCGACGGCCTCGTCGACGACCTCGTCGGGCAGCGCCGCCGGACCACCGACCGCGACGAGATCGTCCGGTTCCAGGGTCTCGAGCGCCTCCGCGGTCGCAGCGGGCAGCGTGTGACCGGCCAACAGCATCCTCGCCTCACCGTCTGCGGCGGTCGGGGCGGCGGACAGCGCGTCCGCGAACTCGTCGCCGGTCGCGAGGTAGACGACGTCCGCCCCGTCGGGATGGGTCTCCCCCGCGATGGCGGCGGCGGTCTCGTAGCGGTCGGCACCGCCCGCCCGGTCGGTGAGGTCGAGCGCCTCGGCCACGCTGTCGGACAGCGCGTCCTCGCCACCGACGGCGACACGGGGCTCATCGCGCCCGGCAAGCGCGTCCTCGGTGGCCTCGGGCACGCCGTCGGGTTCGCTGAGCAGCACGGGTCCGTCACCGGCAGCCGCGGCAGTGAGCGCATCCGCGAAGTCGCGGCCGGTGGCGACCCACACGCGCTCGGCCGCAACCCCCGAGGCCAGCGCCGCGGCGGTGGCGAACCGGTCCGCGCCGGCCTCCCGATCGACACCGGACGGGACCGTCAAGGCGTCGATGTCGTAGGCGACGTCGTCGTGCGGGAACCACACCCCGTCGCAGGCTGCGAGCAAGCCCACCGCCAGGACGAACAGGAGCAGTCCGGCGCGCCGTGGTGGGCGACCCTGCACCGGCGAACCCTCCTCGATCCCGCGCCGATCCCTGCACCACACCGTAGGCGGTCCGGGCGGTGGCCGTGGGCCTCCTCGCGCGGGAATCGATGATCGCTCGACCTCGTTGACGGGCGCACGGGTCGTTGTGAGGATCCCGATGCCGCCGGCCCGGTCCGGGCGCCAACGAGGAGAACGAGATGAGCGAGGTCTTGTATCGCCCACAGGTCCGCATCGTGCGCGACCGTGGGCCGAACCGGCGAGCCGAACTCCCCGTGGGGGAATCCGTCCGGTTCGGCGTGCACAACGAGATCGCGGCCCACTACGGGGCCAGCGTGGACGCCGACGACGAGACGTCCACGACCATCGACTACGTCGTGGCGGCGGCGGCCGGGTGACTGACGGGAACCTTCGGCGGTGCGCTGGAGGCCAGGAACATCCCCGCCGATGACGGCCGCCTCGTCGGCCTCGCCGAGGGCGAGGTCGGCCTCGACGGCAAGACGCTCGTGTTGCAACGCATCCACGTTCGGTTCGAGTTGCAGGTCGACCCCGACGCGGATCGGGCGACCATCGACCGTGTCCACGGGTTCTTCGCCGACCGTTGCCCCGTGTACCGGAGCATCCACCCCCAGATCCACTGTTCGACGGAGGTCACGCTCGTCGAGGCGTGAGTCCCGGCCGCACGGCTCTGCGGGCGAGGTGTGGGGTGAGTGCGGCCAGTACTCGAGGATCGACGTCCTGTCGCCGCTTGGTCGCCCGCCCGACCAGGAACGCGAGCAGCGCCACGATCCCGAACGCGGCCCCGAGCGTGGCCGGGTCCTGCAGGCGACCCATGACGACCCTGCCCATGAGCGCACCCGCATCGAGGCTGTCGCCAGCCGGGGCCCCGGCTGCTCACGTCGCCCTCGAGCCACACGGCGGTGCCCGCGGCCACGATCGCCCAGTCGCCGACGCGCCGTTCGACCTTCTCGTAGGCGCTGCCCGCACCGGTGCGGACCGGCAGCCGGATCTCGGTGAGCATCTCCCCGTCGTCGACCGCGGACTGGTAGGGGCCGCGATGGAACTCGTCGATCGGCACCGTCCGCGATCCCTCGGGTCCGCGGATCACGAGCTCGGCGCGCAGGGCCTCGCAGACGGTGGACAGGTCCTCGGCGGGGTCGGCCTGACAGAGCGACCCGCCGATGGTGCCCCAGTTGCGCACGACCGGGTCCGCGATGACCCGCTCGGCGTCGTGCACGATCGGGAAGTGCCGCCCGATGACCGAGGACTCGAGCAGGTCGCGACGGCGGGTGAGCGCACCCACCCGCACCTCCCCGGCCTGCTCGACGACGTAGTCGAGCTCGAAACAGTCGTTGATGTCGACGAGGCACTCGGGCCGGGCCAGCCGGAGCTTCATCATCGGCAGGAGCGAGTGACCGCCGGCGACCACGCGCGCCTCGGGCCCGAAGCGCTTGAGCAGCGCGAGGGCGTCCTCGACCGACTCGGCGCGGGCGTACTCGAACTGCGCAGGCACCTGCATCGCGTGCCACCTCCGCATCGTGCGCCCGCCATGGACGCTTCGACCCCGAACGATTTCAAGGTACGCTCCGGCGGTCAAGGGGTGGATGAAGGGTTCGCTTAACCTGGCTACGCGACGGTGGGCCTTCGTGCCGGGGATGTCCGTACCGACCACCCGACCGGCGGTGGAGCCGGGATGACCTTCGCCCAACTGCGCGCGTTCGCCGCCGTCGTGCGGCTCGGGTCCGTGACGGCCGCGGCGGCGTCGTTGGGCGTGAGCGAGCCCGCCGTCTCGTCCGCCGTCGGGTCGCTCCGGCAGGAGTTCGAGGACCCCCTGCTGATCCGAACGGCATTTGGCCTCACACCGACCCCGGGGGGCCGCGCCCTCGCGGGCCGCGCCGCCGAGATCCTGGGCTTGGCAGAGGAGGCCGGCCACGCGGTTCGCACGACCTCGGCCGTCACCGACTGACACCCGACAACGTGCGGGTGTCACCCACCACGCCGCCGCGCTCGCCAGCGCCGCCGACGGCGGGGGCGTCGCGCTCACCATGGAGCACGTCCTTGCCCGCGACCCGAACGCACCGCGTCTCGCGATCCTCGACGTCCGCGGCACACCGGCCAACGCACTGTGGTACGCGACCACGCTCGACACCTCGCGCGCGCCACCGCTCGCCGCCGAGCTGCAGCGGTTCCTCGCGACACCCGAGGCGACCCGCGTGCTGTTGTCGGCGCGCTCGGGGGTGCCCGCCCGGCGGGCGCCCACCACCCCGCACGTCACGCTGTGGAGCGGCCCGTCACCGCGCCGATGACTGACCGGTGGCGGGACCGGCAGCCGGCACGCCCCGCTCCCAGAATGGCCGGGCCGCAGGAGCGGCACCGCAGGAACGGCACCGCAGGAACGGCACCGCAGGCGCGGCACCGACGGACGGACCCAAGCCCCAGCCCGGAAGGCGCACGACCATGTCGAACGACGTCCCCCTGATCCCGCGCGAGGCCCTGTTCGGCAATCCGGAGCGCGCGAGCCCTCGGATCTCCCCCGACGGGCGTCGATTGGCGTGGCTCGCGCCGGACGACGGGATCCTCAACGTCTGGGTGGGCGAGGCCGACCTGTCGGCGGCACGGCCGATCACCGGCGACCGCGATCGCGGGGTCCGCACCGTGGCCTGGGCGCACGACCACCGCCACGTCCTCTACGTCCAGGACGAGGGCGGGGACGAGAACTGGCGACTGCACGCCGTCGATCTCGAGACGGGCCACGACCGGGACCTCACCCCCTTCGAGGACGTGCAGGCCCGGGTCGTCGAGTTGGACAAGCGGTACCCCGACGACGTGTTGGTCGGGTTGAACCGGGACAACCCCGAGCTGCACGACGTGTATCGACTGCACCTGCCGACCGGCCACCTGGAGCGGGTGCTCGAGAACCCGGGCTTCGTCGGCTTCGTGGTCGACACCACGTTCCGGGTGCGGGCAGGCGTGGAGCCGCAGCCGGACGGGGGGCACCGGATCATGGTCCGCGACGACGCCGAGGGCGACTGGCGGCCCCTGCTCGACGTGCTCCCCGAGGACGCGCTCACGACCGATCCCGTGGCGTTCGATCGCGACGGGGAGCGTTTGCTCGCGATCAGCTCGGTCGGTGCGAACACCGGCCGCCTCGTGTCCCTCGACCTCGCGACCGGTGCCGAGGAGGGCCTCGCCGAGGACCCTCGACACGACGTCACCGACGTGCGCCTCGACCCGGACACGCGACAGGTGCAGTGGGTGAGCTTCCTGCGCGACCGACTCGACCACGAGCCGATCGACGCGAGCATCGCCGACGAGCTCGCGGCGCTCACCGAGGCCGAACGCGGGGACCTGTTGTTGCTCGACGAGGACGACGCCGACGCCACGTGGGTCGTGGCCTACCAACGCGATGACGGCCCCATGCGCTACCACCGTTACGATCGCACGTCCCGCGCGTTGAGCTTCCTCTTCGAGGTCCGCCCCGCGCTCGGTGGGTACGAGCTGGCGCGCATGGAGCCGTTCCGCGTCACCGCGCGGGACGGCCTGGAACTGCCCGGCTACCTGACCGTGCCGCCCCGGGCGGAGCCGCGAAACCTGCCCACCGTGCTGCTCGTCCACGGCGGTCCCTTCGCCCGCGACGCGTGGGGCTACCACCCCGAGGTGCAGTGGCTCGCCAACCGCGGGTACCTCGTGTTGCAGGTGAACTTCCGGGGTTCCACGGGGTACGGGAAGGCCTTCGTGAACGCCGGCGACCGCGAGTGGGGAGCCGCCATGCACGACGACCTGCTCGACACGGTGGACTGGGCGATCGACCAGGGCTACGCCGACCCGGCGCGGGTCGCGATCTACGGCGGCTCGTACGGCGGCTACGCGGCGCTGTGCGGCGCCGCCTTCACGCCCGAGCGGTTCGCCTGCGCGGTCGACCTGGTGGGGATCTCGAACCTGAAGACCCTGATCGAGTCGTTCCCCCCGTACTGGAAGCCGATCATCGCCCAGTTCCACGCTCGCGTCGGTCACCCCGAGCACGACGAGGCGTTCCTCTGGGAACGCTCGCCCCTCTCGCGCGCCGACCGGGTGTCGATCCCGCTGCTGATCGCCCAGGGGGCGAACGATCCACGGGTCAAGCAGGCCGAGTCCGAGCAGTTCGTCGAGGCGCTCCGAGCGCACGGCATCGATCACGAGTACCTGCTGTTCGAGGACGAGGGTCACGGGTTCGCGAAACCGGAGAACCGCATGCGCTTCTACGCCGCGGCCGAGGCGTTCCTGGCCCGCCATCTCGGCGGCCGTCAGGAACCCTGAACGCGTCGACTTCCCCACGAGCGGATCGCGGCGAGCTGCCCTAGGATCCAGCGCAGCGGCCACGACCGGTGCGGAGGGCCAGCCATCGAGTTCACCAACGACCGCGTCGCCGCCGACGGTCCGACGGGCAGCACGCACGAGCTCCGCCGGATCGCCATCGTCAACCGCGGGGAACCCGCCGTACGGGCGATCCACGCGATCCGCGAGCTCGAGCACACCGATCCCCGCGGACGCGTGGCGATCGCGCTGCACACCGACGCCGAGCGGGCCGCGATGTTCGTCCGCGAGGCCGACGAGGCCGTGCGCATCGGGCCCGCCGCCGGTGAGCCGCCGGCCGAGACCAGCCCCTACCTCGATCTCGACGAGCTCGCGCGTGCGCTGACCGAGGCCGGGGCCGACGCCGCGTGGGTCGGCTGGGGCTTCGTGGCCGAACACGCCGGCTTCGCCGACCGCTGCGAGGAGATCGGCGTCACCTTCGTCGGACCCTCGGGCGAGGTCATGCGTCGACTCGGCGACAAGATCGGCGCGAAGCGGCTCGCGGAGCAGGCCGGGGTGCCGGTCGCACCCTGGAGCGGCGGTCCGGTCGCGAGCGCGGACGAGGCCCGCCGGCACGCCGACCACATCGGGTACCCCTTGGTGGTCAAGGCGGCAGCGGGTGGCGGCGGACGCGGCATCCGCGTGGTGCACGAACCGGACGAGCTGGAGACCTCGTTCGAGCGAGCACGCGACGAGGCGCGCCGCGCCTTCGGCGACGCGACCGTGTTCATGGAGCGCCTCGTCTGCCGCGCCCACCATGTCGAGGTCCAGATCGTGGCCGACGGGCGGGGCGGGGTGTGGACACCGGGCGTACGGGACTGCTCCACGCAACGGCGCAACCAGAAGGTCCTCGAGGAGTCGGCGTCCCCGGCTCTTCCGGAATCCCGGGAGGCCGAGCTGCGCGAGGCCGCCGCGGAGCTCGCCCGCCTGGCCGAGTACCGGGGCGCGGGCACCGTCGAGTTCCTGTACCAGCCCGCCGAGGACCTCGTGGCCTTCCTCGAAGTCAACACGCGCCTCCAAGTCGAGCACACCGTCACCGAGGAGGTCACCGGCCTCGACCTCGTCAAACTGCAACTGCACGTCGCGGAGGGCGGCCGGCTGGAGGGCGACCCCCCACCGGCGCACGGGCACGCCATCGAGGTCCGCCTCAACGCCGAGGACGTGGAGCGCGCCTTCACACCCGCTCCGGGGACCATCGCGCACCTCGCCCTGCCGGCGGGGCCGGGGATCCGCATCGACACCGGCGTCGCCGAGGGCGACGTGATCCCTCCCGAGTACGACTCGATGGTCGCCAAGGTGATCGCCTGGGGCGCGGATCGGAGGAGTGCCCTCGGACGCCTCGGCCGCGCGCTGACCCAGACGACCGTGCTGGTGCGGGGCGGAACGACGAACCGCGCCTTCCTGCTCGACCTCGTCGAGCACCCCGACATCGTCGACGGGCCGGTGGACACGGGCTGGCTGGACCGCTTGGCCGCCGACGGGTACGCGTTCCGCACCCGGAGCGACGTCGCACTCATCGAGGCCGCGATCGAGGCGTTCGAAGAGGAGGCCGAGCACGCGCGCAACCGCTTCTACGCCGCCGCCGCCCGCGGCCGGCCCCAGGCATCCACCGAGGTGGGCCGAACCATCGATCTGCGCGAGGGCGGCGTCGCCTACCGCATGGGGGTCGCCCGGACCGGCCCGTCGCGCTACCTCGTCACCGCCGCCGGTCGACGCATCGTCGTGGACGTGGAGCGCCTGCGCGCGTTCGAGCGGCGGCTGTCGGTGGGCGATCAGCGACACCGGATCGCCTCGATCGCGCACGAGGCCGAGCGGCTCATCGAGGTGGACGGCATCCCGCACCGCATCTCGCAGGACGACGCGGGTCTGATCCGCACGCCCGGCCCGGGACTGCTCGTCGCCCTCACCGTGGAGGAGGGCGACGACGTCGAGGCGGGCAGCACCGTCGCCGTGCTCGAGAGCATGAAGATGGAGACCGCGCTCGCCGCGCCGGTCTCGGGACGGGTCCGAGAGGTGCTCGTGAGCGCCAACGTCCAGCTCGATGCCGGCACGCCGGTCGTGCGCCTCGAGCCCGAGCCGGACGATCGCGCGCGAACCCGGGCGCGGCCCGCCGACTTCGGCGCGCTGGCCACGGCGAGCGCGCGACATCCGGACGACCCTCGGGACCGCGAGCGGGCAGCCCTCGACGCGATGCGACGGCTCGTTCTCGGCTACGACCTCTCGTCGCGGGTGGCCGAGGAGCTCGTCGAGGAGCTCGAGTACGCGACGCCCGCTCACGGGGGGGACGAGCCGGCGACCTTCGACGCCGAGGTCACGGTCCTGCGCATCTTCGCCGACCTCGCCTCGTTGTCGCGAAATCGACGGATCGGGGACGAAGAGGACCGCGCAGAGGCCCGAGCCGCCCGCGAGTACCTGCACGCGTTCCTGCGATCGCTCGACGTCGATGCCGAGGGACTGCCCGACAGCTTCCGCGCGAAGCTGGAGCGGGCACTCGCGCACTACGGGTTCAGCGACCTCGAGCGGACCCCGGCGCTCGAGGAGGCCCTCTACCGCGTCCACCTCGCCCAACAGCGGGCGGCCGCCCACGTCCCCGCGATCCTCGCGCTCCTCGAGCGACGGATGCGTGCCCGGCAACCTCCGGACGAGGAGCGCGGCGAGGCGCTGCGCGAGGTCCTGGACCACCTGATACGCGCGACACAGGTCCGCCACCCGGTCGTGGGCGACCTCGCGCGCCGGGCCCGACACCGCTGCTTCGAGGAGCCACGCCTCGAAGCAGAGCGCGCGGCGGTCTACCGCGAGGTGCGTCGCCACCTCGCCGCTCTCGTCGAGCAGCCCGACGCCCCGGACCGGGACGAGCGGATGGCCGCGATGGTCGCCGCGCCGCAACCGCTGCTGGGCATGCTGGAGGACCCCCTCGTCGCGGTGGGTGGCCTGCACCCGATGCTGGAGGTGCTCACACGCAGGTACTACCGGACCCGCGAGATCCGAGAGGTCCGCTCGGTCTCGCCCCCGCAGGGCGGCTGGGAACCGGCCGGGGCCGCTCAGCGAGGCCACCACGACGCGGTCGTCGCCGACGTCGCCGATCAGCGGGGCCACGGCCGGGTGGTGGCCGTCGCGACGAGCCGCGAGGAGCTCGACGACGCGATCGTCACCGCCGACGCCCTCACCCGCGACCTGCTCGACGACGCGGGGGCCGGCGCGGTCGCCGACATCTATGTCGCCTGGTTCGATCCGCCGAGTGAGCCCGATGCGCTCGCGGCGGCCGTACAGCGCGCCCTCGACGGCCTGCCGTCGGGGACGTGGTTGCGCCGGGTGA
This genomic interval carries:
- a CDS encoding gamma-glutamyltransferase family protein, producing the protein MRWLTDSVRVAGVLLLAAAVLAACTPGGREGDAGEPDTAEFEDSAGDDSRPGSHGRGRGESEGPDDAGVDEPDHDFDRPRDADDPDESEGPGEEHEAPLETAAVSAGHPEAAEVGAEILEAGGNAVDAAVAASFAVSVVEPFGSGMGGGGAALVVPMAEEPVAFDYRDVLRDSGEVPTSETGIPGFVAGMQAMADQHGTMDLDELLQPAIALAADGTTVSDMLAERLRSPREGMPVGVLDHLYPGGEPLAAEDDLVQEELARTLERLADGGAAAFYEGELADELAEAVEGVDRDSLAAYEVEQREVPRGRFAGYEVMSGAPPTKGSTMIQQLQVAEALGVADDEPGSADAVHNLAMAWRLSDAFARTDLGDPDFADVPVDELTDADRNARLAEQVDRDALLPVDRSQPHDGLDADPEVDDPEADDSEADDPEADDSEGHEPTDTTHISVIDADGTAVSMTNTLSNMFGSGQYALGFFLNDQMRNFDEPPNDPEPGKRTVASSSPTVVVDDDGRPVLALGTPGGRRIPHVLGQVLVRWGLQGESLEAAVEADRYHLEGRVLQVEQEPAPEVVERLRATGYDGLAQPAFPHYFGSVQALEADHGAGEVTGVVDPRREGAWVPAAP
- a CDS encoding cell wall-binding repeat-containing protein produces the protein MQGRPPRRAGLLLFVLAVGLLAACDGVWFPHDDVAYDIDALTVPSGVDREAGADRFATAAALASGVAAERVWVATGRDFADALTAAAAGDGPVLLSEPDGVPEATEDALAGRDEPRVAVGGEDALSDSVAEALDLTDRAGGADRYETAAAIAGETHPDGADVVYLATGDEFADALSAAPTAADGEARMLLAGHTLPAATAEALETLEPDDLVAVGGPAALPDEVVDEAVEAAGGALVERVAGADRYETAAQVSTHRDLTEARTAYLATGEDFPDALAAAPAAASEGAPLLLTRRDELPEATRAELERLEVERVVVAGGTAAVGEGVAEEVRALLDTAAD
- a CDS encoding OsmC family protein, which produces MPADDGRLVGLAEGEVGLDGKTLVLQRIHVRFELQVDPDADRATIDRVHGFFADRCPVYRSIHPQIHCSTEVTLVEA
- a CDS encoding alpha/beta hydrolase family protein, which translates into the protein MSNDVPLIPREALFGNPERASPRISPDGRRLAWLAPDDGILNVWVGEADLSAARPITGDRDRGVRTVAWAHDHRHVLYVQDEGGDENWRLHAVDLETGHDRDLTPFEDVQARVVELDKRYPDDVLVGLNRDNPELHDVYRLHLPTGHLERVLENPGFVGFVVDTTFRVRAGVEPQPDGGHRIMVRDDAEGDWRPLLDVLPEDALTTDPVAFDRDGERLLAISSVGANTGRLVSLDLATGAEEGLAEDPRHDVTDVRLDPDTRQVQWVSFLRDRLDHEPIDASIADELAALTEAERGDLLLLDEDDADATWVVAYQRDDGPMRYHRYDRTSRALSFLFEVRPALGGYELARMEPFRVTARDGLELPGYLTVPPRAEPRNLPTVLLVHGGPFARDAWGYHPEVQWLANRGYLVLQVNFRGSTGYGKAFVNAGDREWGAAMHDDLLDTVDWAIDQGYADPARVAIYGGSYGGYAALCGAAFTPERFACAVDLVGISNLKTLIESFPPYWKPIIAQFHARVGHPEHDEAFLWERSPLSRADRVSIPLLIAQGANDPRVKQAESEQFVEALRAHGIDHEYLLFEDEGHGFAKPENRMRFYAAAEAFLARHLGGRQEP
- a CDS encoding carboxyl transferase domain-containing protein, whose translation is MAIVNRGEPAVRAIHAIRELEHTDPRGRVAIALHTDAERAAMFVREADEAVRIGPAAGEPPAETSPYLDLDELARALTEAGADAAWVGWGFVAEHAGFADRCEEIGVTFVGPSGEVMRRLGDKIGAKRLAEQAGVPVAPWSGGPVASADEARRHADHIGYPLVVKAAAGGGGRGIRVVHEPDELETSFERARDEARRAFGDATVFMERLVCRAHHVEVQIVADGRGGVWTPGVRDCSTQRRNQKVLEESASPALPESREAELREAAAELARLAEYRGAGTVEFLYQPAEDLVAFLEVNTRLQVEHTVTEEVTGLDLVKLQLHVAEGGRLEGDPPPAHGHAIEVRLNAEDVERAFTPAPGTIAHLALPAGPGIRIDTGVAEGDVIPPEYDSMVAKVIAWGADRRSALGRLGRALTQTTVLVRGGTTNRAFLLDLVEHPDIVDGPVDTGWLDRLAADGYAFRTRSDVALIEAAIEAFEEEAEHARNRFYAAAARGRPQASTEVGRTIDLREGGVAYRMGVARTGPSRYLVTAAGRRIVVDVERLRAFERRLSVGDQRHRIASIAHEAERLIEVDGIPHRISQDDAGLIRTPGPGLLVALTVEEGDDVEAGSTVAVLESMKMETALAAPVSGRVREVLVSANVQLDAGTPVVRLEPEPDDRARTRARPADFGALATASARHPDDPRDRERAALDAMRRLVLGYDLSSRVAEELVEELEYATPAHGGDEPATFDAEVTVLRIFADLASLSRNRRIGDEEDRAEARAAREYLHAFLRSLDVDAEGLPDSFRAKLERALAHYGFSDLERTPALEEALYRVHLAQQRAAAHVPAILALLERRMRARQPPDEERGEALREVLDHLIRATQVRHPVVGDLARRARHRCFEEPRLEAERAAVYREVRRHLAALVEQPDAPDRDERMAAMVAAPQPLLGMLEDPLVAVGGLHPMLEVLTRRYYRTREIREVRSVSPPQGGWEPAGAAQRGHHDAVVADVADQRGHGRVVAVATSREELDDAIVTADALTRDLLDDAGAGAVADIYVAWFDPPSEPDALAAAVQRALDGLPSGTWLRRVTFSVTTAAAGNVGTAEDAAARPASAGLPTSRPSRAARPEVQHLTFRRDEAGHFSERRHLRGIHPLIAGRLDLWRFEHFALSRLPSADGVFLFRGVAHENPADERLFALAEIRDFTPVLDADGRVTALPELERVFAECIADLRQARATYPLERRPEWNRVLLHVWPQVDLPLDEVDPVVRALAPMTEDLGLEQVQVHARLGQPDGSFREAVVRMYRPPGQGLTLRVTDPSTQPLQPLDEMTQKVQRARRRGTIYPYELVPLLLQRPDEDPAGASPGRFTEYDLGDDGTLTPVDRPYGQNRASVVVGTVSTPSDRYPEGMHRVALIGDPTKGLGSLAEAECRRINAALDLAEEHGLPVEWFAVSSGARIAMDSGTENMDWIGRVLRRIIEFTQQGGEINVVVTGINVGAQPYWNAEATMLMHTKGILVMTPASAMVLTGKQALDYSGGVSAEDNFGIGGYDRVMGPNGQAQYWAPDVNGALRVLFAHYDHGYVAPGERFPRRAHTVDPAERDVREAAHDAEGLEFTRIGEIFDEGTNSGRKRPFDIRALMRAVADRDHRPLERWADMADADTAVVFDAHLGGYPCTLLGFESRPVPRRGFLPADGPDQWTAGTLFPHSSRKTARAINAASGSRPLVVLANLSGFDGSPESLRELQLEFGAEIGRAVVNFSGPIVFCVVSRYHGGAFVVFSRTLNDGIEVAAVEGAHASVIGGQPAAAVVFAGEVKKRTEADPRVQELAAQIEGADEGEAARLRARLDEVRGTVRAEKIGEMAAEFDRVHDVERARDVGSIDTIIPPERLRPYLVDAVERGMTRALTDP